In a genomic window of Streptomyces roseoviridis:
- the cydD gene encoding thiol reductant ABC exporter subunit CydD translates to MFHVKPIDPRLLRHARATRFFLGAVIVLGLVGAALIVAQAMLIAEVVVGAFQKDLSVSGLTTPLLLLAAVAAGRGLVSWLTELAAHRASAAVKSELRGRLLQQAARLGPGWLSGQKAGSLAALATRGVDALDDYFARYLPQLGLAVVVPVAVLTRIVTEDWVSAAVIVVTLPLIPIFMILIGWYTQARMDRQWKLLSRLSGHFLDVVAGLPTLKVFGRAKAQAESIRSITAEYRRATMRTLRIAFLSSFALELLSTLSVALVAVGIGMRLVHGGLDLYTGLVILVLAPEAYLPLRQVGTQYHAAAEGLAAAEEIFEVLGSPLPGGGTGPVPASVRLELDRVTVRHAGRGEPSLDAATLTVEPDETVALVGPSGVGKSTLLDVVLGFTVPEEGGTVRVGGADLASLDLEEWRSRIAWVPQRPYLFAGTIAENVRLARPDASDEAVRQALRDAGADGFVTELPEGADTVLGEDGAGLSAGQRQRLALARAFLADRPVLLLDEPTAALDGETEAAVVTAVRRLAAGRTVLLVVHRPALLAVADRVVHLARRGEGDPGGERADGQAASGVPGTAGAPRAGTGSSRAGDGAEADGGGHGGATSSVSSAGGAVAEPVGPVGGVPGGVGQGPVAARNGGAAEARTVFARVRGMAGELRGRMGLALLLGSLALGSAVGLMAVSGWLISRASEQPPVLHLMVAVTATRAFGIGRAVFRYAERLVSHDAVLRMLADLRVAVYRRLERIAPAGLRRTRRGDLLTRLVQDVDALQDYWLRWLLPVGAALLVGAASVAFTAWLLPEAGAVLAAGLLLAGVAVPLLGAALARRAERRLAPARGALTTTVVDLLRGCAELTVAGALKDRVARSAAADRTLTAIASRQSAATALGAGLSALVCGLTVVAAALVGVQAVREGRLEGVALAVVVLTPLAAFEAVTGLPLAVQYRQRVRRSAERVFDVLDAPVPVHEPATPAAAPAGPFPLELSGLSARYAGQERPALVDFGLTLEAGRRVAVVGASGSGKTTLAQVLLRFLDVERGTYRLGEVSATELDGDDVRRLVGLCAQDAHLFDSTLRENLRLARTDASDDELREALRRARLLEWVDGLPDGLDTLVGEHGSRLSGGQRQRLALARAFLADFPVLVLDEPAEHLDLATADALTDDLLRATRGRTTLLITHRLHGLDAVDEVVVLDRGRTVQRGSYAELASIEGPLRRMLERERASDLLLTTGNTPTFLAK, encoded by the coding sequence ATGTTTCACGTGAAACCGATCGATCCGCGACTGCTGCGTCATGCGCGGGCCACCCGCTTCTTCCTCGGGGCGGTGATCGTGCTCGGCCTCGTCGGGGCCGCGCTGATCGTCGCCCAGGCGATGCTCATCGCCGAGGTCGTGGTGGGCGCCTTCCAGAAGGACCTGTCGGTTTCCGGGCTCACCACGCCCCTGCTGCTGCTCGCCGCGGTGGCGGCGGGGCGAGGGCTCGTCTCCTGGCTCACCGAACTCGCCGCCCACCGGGCGAGCGCGGCGGTCAAGTCCGAACTGCGCGGCCGGCTGCTCCAGCAGGCCGCGCGGCTCGGCCCAGGATGGCTCAGCGGACAGAAGGCCGGCTCGCTGGCCGCGCTCGCGACCCGGGGCGTGGACGCGCTCGACGACTACTTCGCCCGCTATCTGCCCCAGCTGGGGCTCGCGGTCGTGGTCCCGGTGGCGGTGCTCACCCGGATCGTCACCGAGGACTGGGTCTCGGCCGCCGTCATCGTGGTGACGCTCCCGCTCATCCCGATCTTCATGATCCTGATCGGCTGGTACACCCAGGCCCGGATGGACCGGCAGTGGAAGCTGCTGTCCCGGCTCTCCGGGCACTTCCTCGACGTGGTCGCCGGGCTGCCGACCCTGAAGGTCTTCGGCCGGGCCAAGGCGCAGGCCGAGAGCATCCGGTCGATCACCGCGGAGTACCGGCGGGCGACCATGCGGACGCTGCGGATCGCGTTCCTCTCCTCCTTCGCCCTGGAACTCCTCTCGACCCTGTCGGTCGCGCTGGTCGCGGTCGGCATCGGGATGCGACTGGTCCACGGCGGCCTCGACCTCTACACCGGGCTCGTCATCCTCGTCCTCGCGCCCGAGGCGTATCTGCCGCTGCGGCAGGTGGGCACGCAGTACCACGCGGCCGCCGAAGGACTGGCGGCCGCCGAGGAGATCTTCGAGGTCCTGGGGAGCCCCCTCCCGGGCGGCGGTACGGGGCCGGTGCCCGCGTCCGTACGGCTCGAACTGGACCGGGTGACCGTACGTCATGCGGGGCGCGGCGAACCGTCCCTGGACGCGGCCACGCTGACGGTGGAGCCCGACGAGACGGTGGCCCTGGTCGGGCCGAGCGGCGTCGGCAAGTCGACCCTGCTGGACGTGGTGCTCGGCTTCACGGTGCCCGAGGAGGGCGGCACCGTGCGGGTCGGCGGCGCGGACCTCGCCTCGCTGGACCTGGAGGAGTGGCGCTCCCGGATCGCCTGGGTGCCGCAGCGCCCGTATCTCTTCGCGGGGACCATCGCCGAGAACGTACGGCTCGCCCGGCCGGACGCCTCCGACGAGGCGGTACGGCAGGCCCTGCGGGACGCGGGCGCGGACGGGTTCGTCACCGAACTGCCGGAGGGAGCGGACACCGTCCTCGGCGAGGACGGCGCCGGACTCTCCGCCGGTCAGCGCCAGCGCCTCGCCCTGGCACGCGCGTTCCTGGCGGACCGCCCGGTGCTGCTCCTGGACGAGCCGACGGCCGCGCTCGACGGCGAGACCGAGGCGGCCGTCGTCACCGCCGTCCGCCGCCTCGCCGCGGGCCGGACGGTCCTGCTCGTCGTCCACCGCCCGGCCCTGCTCGCGGTCGCGGACCGCGTCGTGCACCTGGCGCGGCGGGGGGAGGGCGACCCCGGGGGCGAGCGTGCGGACGGGCAGGCGGCTTCGGGCGTGCCGGGGACGGCCGGTGCTCCCCGTGCCGGAACCGGTTCGTCCCGCGCGGGCGACGGTGCCGAGGCCGATGGGGGCGGTCACGGCGGGGCGACGAGCTCTGTCTCGAGTGCGGGCGGGGCTGTGGCGGAGCCGGTCGGTCCGGTCGGTGGCGTGCCCGGTGGGGTGGGTCAGGGGCCCGTGGCTGCTCGGAACGGCGGTGCGGCCGAGGCGCGCACCGTGTTCGCGCGGGTGCGCGGCATGGCCGGCGAGCTGCGGGGACGGATGGGTCTCGCGCTGCTGCTCGGCAGTCTGGCGCTCGGGTCCGCCGTGGGGCTCATGGCCGTCTCCGGGTGGCTCATCTCCCGGGCGTCCGAGCAGCCGCCGGTGCTCCACCTGATGGTCGCCGTCACCGCCACCCGTGCCTTCGGCATCGGGCGCGCCGTCTTCCGCTACGCCGAGCGGCTCGTCTCGCACGACGCCGTGCTGCGGATGCTCGCCGATCTCCGGGTGGCCGTCTACCGGCGGCTCGAGCGGATCGCCCCGGCCGGGCTGCGCCGGACCCGCCGCGGTGATCTGCTGACCCGTCTCGTCCAGGACGTCGACGCCCTCCAGGACTACTGGCTGCGCTGGCTGCTGCCCGTGGGCGCCGCGCTCCTCGTCGGTGCCGCATCGGTCGCCTTCACCGCCTGGCTGCTGCCCGAGGCGGGCGCCGTCCTCGCCGCGGGCCTCCTGCTCGCCGGGGTGGCCGTGCCGCTGCTCGGCGCGGCGCTCGCCCGGCGGGCCGAACGCCGGCTCGCACCCGCGCGGGGCGCCCTGACCACGACCGTGGTCGACCTGCTGCGCGGCTGCGCCGAGCTCACCGTGGCCGGGGCCCTGAAGGACCGGGTGGCCCGGTCGGCCGCGGCCGACCGCACCCTCACCGCCATCGCCTCCCGGCAGTCGGCCGCCACCGCGCTCGGTGCCGGTCTCTCCGCCCTGGTGTGCGGCCTCACCGTCGTCGCAGCCGCTCTCGTCGGCGTGCAGGCGGTGCGCGAGGGCCGGCTGGAGGGCGTGGCGCTCGCCGTCGTCGTGCTGACCCCGCTCGCCGCCTTCGAGGCCGTCACCGGTCTGCCGCTCGCCGTCCAGTACCGCCAGCGCGTGCGGCGCAGTGCCGAGCGGGTCTTCGACGTGCTCGACGCGCCCGTGCCCGTACACGAGCCGGCGACGCCCGCCGCCGCCCCCGCCGGTCCCTTCCCGCTGGAGCTGTCCGGTCTGTCGGCGCGGTACGCCGGCCAGGAACGGCCGGCGCTGGTGGACTTCGGTCTCACCCTGGAGGCGGGGCGGCGGGTCGCCGTGGTCGGCGCGTCCGGCTCCGGCAAGACGACGCTCGCCCAGGTGCTGCTGCGCTTCCTGGACGTGGAGCGCGGCACGTACCGGCTCGGCGAGGTGAGCGCCACGGAGCTCGACGGGGACGACGTACGCCGTCTGGTCGGCCTGTGCGCGCAGGACGCCCACCTCTTCGACAGCACGCTCCGCGAGAACCTGCGGCTCGCCCGAACGGACGCGAGCGACGACGAACTGCGCGAGGCGTTGCGACGGGCCCGGCTCCTGGAGTGGGTGGACGGGCTGCCGGACGGGCTCGACACCCTCGTGGGCGAGCACGGTTCGCGGCTCTCCGGCGGCCAGCGGCAGCGCCTCGCGCTCGCCCGGGCGTTCCTGGCCGACTTCCCCGTCCTCGTCCTCGACGAGCCGGCCGAGCACCTGGACCTCGCCACCGCCGACGCGCTGACCGACGATCTGCTGCGGGCCACGCGGGGCCGTACGACCCTGCTGATCACCCACCGCCTGCACGGCCTCGACGCCGTCGACGAGGTCGTGGTCCTGGACCGGGGCCGGACCGTGCAGCGCGGCTCGTACGCGGAGCTGGCGTCGATCGAGGGGCCGCTGCGGCGGATGCTGGAGCGGGAAAGGGCGAGCGATCTGCTGCTGACGACCGGGAACACTCCGACTTTTCTTGCCAAATAG
- the cydB gene encoding cytochrome d ubiquinol oxidase subunit II, which translates to MELHDVWFVLIAVLWIGYFFLEGFDFGIGVLTKLLARGRAEKRVLINTIGPVWDGNEVWLLTAGGATFAAFPEWYATLFSGFYLPLLLILVCLIVRGVAFEYRVKRSGERWQHNWEQAIFWTSLLPAFLWGVAFGNIVRGVKIDREMEYVGTFGDLLNPYALLGGLVTLTLFTFHGAVFAALKTVGDIRVRARALALKLGLVTAVLALVFLGWTQVDKGDGGSLVALVIAVAALVGAIGAIRIGREGWSFALSGITIAAAVAMLFLTLFPNVMPSSLDPAWSLTVTNASSSPYTLTIMTWCAAIAAPLVMLYQGWTYWVFRKRIGTQHIAEAH; encoded by the coding sequence ATGGAACTCCACGACGTCTGGTTCGTACTCATCGCCGTCCTCTGGATCGGCTACTTCTTCCTCGAAGGCTTCGACTTCGGGATCGGAGTCCTGACCAAACTGCTCGCCCGTGGCCGCGCGGAGAAGCGCGTGCTGATCAACACCATCGGCCCGGTCTGGGACGGCAACGAGGTGTGGCTGCTGACCGCGGGCGGCGCCACCTTCGCCGCCTTCCCCGAGTGGTACGCGACGCTCTTCTCCGGCTTCTACCTGCCGCTGCTGCTCATCCTGGTCTGCCTGATCGTCCGAGGCGTCGCCTTCGAGTACCGGGTGAAGCGATCCGGGGAGAGGTGGCAGCACAACTGGGAGCAGGCCATCTTCTGGACCTCCCTCCTGCCGGCCTTCCTGTGGGGCGTGGCCTTCGGCAACATCGTGCGCGGCGTGAAGATCGACCGGGAGATGGAGTACGTCGGCACCTTCGGGGACCTGCTCAACCCGTACGCCCTCCTCGGCGGACTGGTCACGCTCACCCTCTTCACCTTCCACGGTGCCGTGTTCGCGGCGCTCAAGACGGTGGGGGACATCCGGGTCCGGGCCCGTGCGCTGGCGCTCAAGCTCGGTCTGGTCACGGCGGTCCTCGCGCTGGTCTTCCTCGGCTGGACCCAGGTGGACAAGGGTGACGGCGGCAGCCTGGTCGCCCTGGTGATCGCGGTGGCGGCCCTGGTGGGGGCGATCGGTGCGATCAGGATCGGCCGGGAAGGCTGGTCGTTCGCCCTGTCGGGCATCACGATCGCCGCAGCGGTGGCGATGCTGTTCCTGACGCTCTTCCCGAACGTCATGCCGTCCTCGCTCGACCCCGCCTGGAGCCTCACGGTCACCAACGCGTCGTCGAGCCCGTACACGCTCACGATCATGACGTGGTGTGCGGCGATCGCGGCCCCGCTGGTGATGCTCTACCAGGGCTGGACCTACTGGGTGTTCCGCAAGAGGATCGGCACGCAGCACATCGCCGAAGCTCACTAG
- a CDS encoding cytochrome ubiquinol oxidase subunit I: protein MDLALAPETLARWQFGITTVYHFLFVPLTISLAALTAGLQTAWVRTGKEKYLRATKFWGKLFLINIAMGVVTGIVQEFQFGMNWSDYSRFVGDVFGAPLAFEALIAFFFESTFIGLWIFGWDKLPKKIHLACIWMVSLGTILSAYFILAANSWMQHPVGYRMVEKGGRMRAELTDFWLVLTQNTALTQFFHTMTAAFLVGGAFMVGISAFHLARKKHIPVMRTSLRLGLITLIIAGLGTAVSGDLLGKVMFKQQPMKMAAAEALWDGEAPAPFSVFAYGDVDKGHNKVAVEIPGLLSFLANDDFSSYVPGINDINKAEQEKFGPGDYRPNIPVAYWGFRWMIGFGMASLAVGVMGLWLTRKKFMLAPAMRTGDDEVPHLVLFKRKALSPRLGRWYWVVALWTMAFPLIASSWGWIFTEMGRQPWVVYGVLRTRDAVSPGVSTAEVLTSMITFTLLYAVLAVIEVRLLVKYVKAGPPELSEDDLNPPTKIGGDTRDPDRPMAFSY from the coding sequence GTGGACCTCGCTCTTGCGCCAGAGACTCTGGCGCGCTGGCAGTTCGGCATCACCACCGTCTACCACTTCCTCTTCGTCCCGCTGACGATCTCCCTCGCCGCCCTCACGGCCGGTCTCCAGACGGCCTGGGTGCGCACGGGGAAGGAGAAGTACCTCAGGGCGACGAAGTTCTGGGGCAAGCTCTTCCTGATCAACATCGCGATGGGTGTGGTCACCGGCATCGTGCAGGAGTTCCAGTTCGGCATGAACTGGTCCGACTACTCGCGCTTCGTCGGCGACGTCTTCGGCGCTCCGCTGGCCTTCGAGGCGCTGATCGCCTTCTTCTTCGAGTCGACCTTCATCGGTCTGTGGATCTTCGGCTGGGACAAGCTGCCGAAGAAGATCCACCTGGCCTGCATATGGATGGTGTCGCTCGGCACCATCCTCTCCGCGTACTTCATCCTCGCGGCGAACTCCTGGATGCAGCACCCGGTCGGCTACCGGATGGTGGAGAAGGGGGGCCGCATGCGGGCGGAGCTCACCGACTTCTGGCTGGTTCTGACCCAGAACACCGCGCTCACCCAGTTCTTCCACACCATGACCGCGGCCTTCCTGGTCGGCGGCGCCTTCATGGTCGGCATCTCCGCCTTCCACCTGGCGCGCAAGAAGCACATCCCGGTCATGCGGACCTCGCTGCGGCTCGGCCTGATCACCCTGATCATCGCCGGTCTCGGCACGGCCGTCAGCGGTGACCTGCTCGGCAAGGTCATGTTCAAGCAGCAGCCGATGAAGATGGCCGCGGCCGAGGCCCTGTGGGACGGCGAGGCGCCCGCTCCCTTCTCCGTCTTCGCGTACGGCGACGTCGACAAGGGGCACAACAAGGTCGCCGTCGAGATCCCGGGCCTGCTGTCCTTCCTCGCGAACGACGACTTCAGCTCGTACGTCCCCGGCATCAACGACATCAACAAGGCGGAGCAGGAGAAGTTCGGGCCCGGCGACTACCGGCCCAACATCCCCGTCGCCTACTGGGGCTTCCGCTGGATGATCGGCTTCGGCATGGCCTCGCTGGCCGTCGGCGTCATGGGTCTCTGGCTGACGCGCAAGAAGTTCATGCTCGCCCCGGCGATGCGGACCGGTGACGACGAAGTGCCGCACCTGGTCCTGTTCAAGCGGAAGGCGCTGAGCCCCCGCCTGGGCAGGTGGTACTGGGTCGTCGCCCTGTGGACCATGGCCTTCCCCCTGATCGCCAGCTCCTGGGGCTGGATCTTCACCGAGATGGGCCGTCAGCCGTGGGTCGTCTACGGCGTGCTGCGCACCCGTGACGCGGTCTCCCCCGGTGTCTCCACCGCCGAGGTGCTCACCTCGATGATCACCTTCACGCTGCTCTACGCCGTCCTCGCCGTGATCGAGGTGAGGCTGCTCGTCAAGTACGTGAAGGCCGGCCCGCCCGAGCTCAGCGAGGACGACCTCAACCCGCCCACCAAGATCGGCGGGGACACCCGCGACCCCGACCGGCCCATGGCCTTCTCGTACTGA
- a CDS encoding cyclophilin-like fold protein, protein MSLRIRISWPAGHTTATIDETPTSKALAGALPISSTARTWGEEVYFDTPVSVTVEPDARQVVAPGTVAFWTEGDALALPYGPTPISRGDEPRLASPCNILGRLDGDPRILATVRDGDPIRVELID, encoded by the coding sequence ATGAGCCTTCGGATACGCATCTCCTGGCCCGCCGGCCACACCACCGCCACCATCGACGAAACCCCCACGAGCAAGGCGCTCGCGGGGGCTCTCCCGATCTCCTCCACCGCCCGGACCTGGGGCGAGGAGGTCTACTTCGACACTCCGGTCTCCGTCACCGTCGAGCCGGACGCGCGGCAGGTCGTCGCGCCGGGCACGGTGGCCTTCTGGACCGAGGGGGACGCCCTCGCCCTCCCCTACGGCCCCACCCCCATCTCGCGCGGCGACGAACCGCGGCTCGCCAGCCCCTGCAACATCCTCGGCAGGCTGGACGGGGACCCGAGGATCCTGGCCACCGTCAGGGACGGCGACCCGATCCGGGTGGAACTCATCGACTGA
- the hisC gene encoding histidinol-phosphate transaminase produces the protein MSENSGTSGAGPRLRAELDGIPTYKPGKPAAAGGLVAFKLSSNENPYPPLPGVMEGVVAAAGSFNRYPDMACTGLMAELADRFGVPVSHLATGTGSVGVAQSLLQATSGPGDEVIYAWRSFEAYPIITQISGATSVQVPLTEGEVHDLDAMAAAITDRTRLIFVCNPNNPTGTAVRRAELERFLDRVPSDVLVVLDEAYREFVRDTEIPDGIELYRDRPNVAVLRTFSKAYGLAGLRVGFAVAHEPVAAALRKTAVPFGVSQLAQDAAVASLRAEDELLGRVGSLVAERERVHAGLVAQGWTVPDTQANFVWLRLGERTMDFAAECERHGVVVRPFAGEGVRVTIGECEANDLFLKAAEGFRKEA, from the coding sequence GTGAGCGAGAACAGCGGGACGAGCGGGGCCGGCCCGAGGCTGCGGGCCGAGCTGGACGGCATCCCCACCTACAAGCCGGGCAAGCCGGCCGCCGCGGGCGGTCTGGTCGCCTTCAAGCTGTCCTCCAACGAGAACCCGTATCCGCCGCTGCCGGGTGTGATGGAGGGCGTGGTGGCCGCCGCCGGCAGCTTCAACCGCTACCCCGACATGGCCTGTACGGGGCTGATGGCGGAGCTCGCCGACCGCTTCGGCGTGCCCGTCTCCCACCTGGCCACCGGCACCGGTTCGGTGGGCGTGGCGCAGTCCCTGCTCCAGGCCACCTCGGGCCCGGGCGACGAGGTCATCTACGCCTGGCGCTCCTTCGAGGCGTACCCGATCATCACGCAGATCAGCGGGGCCACCTCGGTGCAGGTGCCGCTGACCGAGGGCGAGGTGCACGACCTCGACGCGATGGCGGCGGCGATCACCGACCGGACCCGGCTGATCTTCGTGTGTAACCCCAACAACCCGACCGGCACCGCCGTGCGCCGTGCGGAGCTGGAGCGCTTCCTCGACCGGGTGCCCTCCGACGTCCTGGTGGTGCTGGACGAGGCGTACCGGGAGTTCGTCCGCGACACCGAGATCCCCGACGGCATCGAGCTCTACCGCGACCGGCCGAACGTGGCGGTGCTGCGGACCTTCTCCAAGGCCTACGGCCTCGCGGGCCTGCGGGTGGGCTTCGCGGTGGCCCACGAGCCGGTGGCGGCGGCGCTGCGCAAGACGGCGGTGCCGTTCGGGGTGAGCCAGCTCGCGCAGGACGCGGCGGTGGCCTCGCTGCGGGCGGAGGACGAGCTGCTCGGGCGGGTCGGCTCGCTGGTGGCGGAGCGCGAGCGGGTCCACGCGGGGCTCGTGGCCCAGGGCTGGACGGTGCCGGACACCCAGGCGAACTTCGTGTGGCTGCGGCTGGGCGAGCGGACGATGGACTTCGCGGCGGAGTGCGAGCGGCACGGCGTGGTGGTGCGGCCGTTCGCGGGCGAGGGCGTCCGCGTCACGATCGGTGAGTGCGAGGCGAACGACCTCTTCCTGAAGGCGGCGGAGGGCTTCCGCAAGGAGGCGTAG
- a CDS encoding LacI family DNA-binding transcriptional regulator: protein MTAAGKHQVSRAQTRGSRQGRAGIRDVAAAAGVSITTVSDALNGKGRLPDATRRHVREVADRLGYRPSAAARTLRTGKSGLIGLTVTTYGDEPFTFTEFAYFAEMARAATSAALARGYALVILPATSRHDVWSNVALDGTVVIDPSDHDPVVTELVRQGLPVVSDGRPAGTLPVTAWVDNDHEAAVLDLLDHLAAAGARRIGLLTGTTTDTYTRLSTTAYLNWCERVGQDPVYEAYPAHDPCAGAVAADRLLARPDRPDAVYGLFDPNGTDLLAAARRYGLRVPDDLLLVCCSESTVYANTEPPITTLSLKPRRIGTAVVQLLIDAIEGIETDGPVEQVIPTELIVRTSSQRRSPRTTVSPPRSPSKD, encoded by the coding sequence ATGACAGCAGCAGGGAAGCACCAGGTGAGCCGGGCACAGACCCGAGGAAGCCGGCAGGGCCGGGCGGGCATCCGGGATGTGGCCGCCGCCGCCGGAGTCTCCATCACGACTGTCTCCGACGCGCTCAACGGCAAGGGCCGGCTCCCGGACGCCACCCGCCGTCACGTCCGCGAGGTCGCAGACCGACTGGGCTACCGCCCCTCGGCGGCGGCCCGCACCCTCCGTACCGGCAAGTCGGGACTCATCGGCCTGACCGTGACCACGTACGGGGATGAACCTTTCACCTTCACCGAATTCGCGTACTTCGCGGAGATGGCCAGAGCCGCCACCTCGGCCGCGCTCGCCCGCGGCTATGCCCTGGTCATCCTGCCCGCCACCTCCCGTCACGACGTCTGGTCGAACGTCGCCCTCGACGGCACCGTCGTCATCGACCCCTCCGACCACGACCCCGTCGTCACCGAGCTCGTCCGCCAGGGGCTCCCCGTCGTCTCCGACGGCCGCCCGGCCGGCACCCTGCCGGTCACCGCCTGGGTCGACAACGACCACGAAGCCGCCGTCCTCGACCTCCTCGACCACCTCGCCGCCGCCGGCGCCCGCAGGATCGGCCTGCTCACCGGCACCACCACCGACACCTACACCCGGCTCTCCACCACCGCGTACCTCAACTGGTGCGAGCGGGTGGGCCAGGACCCCGTCTACGAGGCCTATCCGGCGCACGACCCGTGCGCGGGCGCCGTCGCGGCCGACCGGCTGCTCGCCCGCCCCGACCGCCCCGACGCCGTGTACGGACTCTTCGACCCCAACGGCACCGACCTGCTCGCCGCGGCCCGCCGCTACGGCCTGCGGGTGCCGGACGACCTGCTGCTCGTGTGCTGCAGCGAGTCCACCGTCTACGCCAACACCGAACCGCCCATCACGACCCTCTCGCTCAAGCCCCGCCGGATCGGCACCGCCGTCGTCCAGCTCCTCATCGACGCCATCGAGGGAATCGAGACGGACGGCCCGGTCGAGCAGGTGATACCGACGGAGCTGATCGTCCGCACCTCCTCCCAGCGGCGCTCGCCGCGGACCACCGTGAGCCCGCCCCGCTCTCCCTCGAAGGACTGA
- a CDS encoding metallophosphoesterase produces MTQGDGQEPVVRTATLRDFRVPPYARVPVQGHPVEPLPAPAPVPADATLRLGGHGEPYGSAGHPGNAFPTDEPPEGYTPTERDLPVINRGDTVQVHVTPVPQPVPAAADGRGPLYVVGDVHGYLDELLQALHAQGLIDENGVWSAGNARLWFLGDFTDRGPDGIGVIDLVMRLSAEAAAAGGYCKALMGNHELLLIGAKRFGDTPVSSGAGTATFQAAWLLNGGQKQDMDRLQDVHLQWMSRLDAVVEEDGHLLLHSDTTAYLDYGSTIEDVNDTVHEILTRNDADEVWDLFRKFTKRFAFRDEATGPQAVQELLGTYGGRRIVHGHSPIPYLLGQVGTEDGEEGERPVVDGPHVYADGLAIAMDGGVTMAGKLLVVQLPLPA; encoded by the coding sequence ATGACACAGGGGGACGGGCAGGAGCCCGTGGTGCGCACGGCGACGTTGCGTGACTTCCGTGTACCTCCGTACGCCCGCGTGCCCGTCCAGGGACACCCGGTCGAGCCGCTCCCCGCGCCCGCGCCCGTCCCGGCCGACGCCACGCTCCGGCTCGGCGGCCACGGCGAGCCGTACGGCTCCGCCGGGCACCCGGGCAACGCCTTCCCCACCGACGAGCCGCCCGAGGGCTACACCCCGACCGAGCGCGACCTCCCGGTCATCAACCGGGGCGACACGGTCCAGGTCCACGTCACGCCCGTCCCCCAGCCGGTCCCCGCCGCCGCCGACGGCCGCGGCCCGCTCTACGTCGTGGGCGACGTCCACGGCTATCTGGACGAGCTCCTCCAGGCCCTGCACGCCCAGGGCCTGATCGACGAGAACGGCGTCTGGTCCGCCGGCAACGCCCGCCTGTGGTTCCTCGGCGACTTCACCGACCGCGGCCCCGACGGCATCGGCGTGATCGACCTCGTCATGCGCCTGTCCGCCGAGGCCGCCGCCGCCGGCGGCTACTGCAAGGCCCTCATGGGCAACCACGAGCTGCTCCTCATCGGCGCCAAGCGGTTCGGCGACACCCCGGTCAGCTCCGGCGCCGGCACCGCCACCTTCCAGGCCGCCTGGCTCCTCAACGGCGGCCAGAAACAGGACATGGACCGCCTGCAGGACGTCCACCTCCAGTGGATGTCCCGGCTCGACGCCGTGGTGGAGGAGGACGGGCACCTGCTCCTGCACTCGGACACCACCGCCTACCTGGACTACGGCAGCACCATCGAGGACGTCAACGACACCGTCCACGAGATCCTCACCCGGAACGACGCGGACGAGGTCTGGGACCTCTTCCGCAAGTTCACCAAGCGCTTCGCCTTCCGCGACGAGGCCACCGGTCCCCAGGCGGTGCAGGAACTGCTCGGCACCTACGGCGGGCGCCGGATCGTCCACGGCCACAGCCCCATCCCGTACCTTCTCGGCCAGGTCGGCACGGAGGACGGCGAGGAGGGCGAACGCCCGGTCGTCGACGGCCCGCACGTCTACGCGGACGGTCTGGCCATCGCGATGGACGGCGGAGTGACCATGGCCGGAAAGCTGCTGGTCGTCCAACTCCCGCTGCCCGCCTGA